From Camelina sativa cultivar DH55 chromosome 7, Cs, whole genome shotgun sequence, one genomic window encodes:
- the LOC104702786 gene encoding cyclin-D2-1-like isoform X1: MAENLACGETSESWIIDNDDDETNSGGGFMNNHQLFGKDDNFGGNGSIPMMGSSSTSLRQDRIREMLEKEIEFCPGADYVKRLRSGDLDLSFRNQALDWIFKACAHYHFGHLCICLSMNYLDRFLTSYELPKDKAWAVQLLAVSCLSLAAKMEETDVPQIVDLQVGDPKFVFEAKTIKRMELLVLNTLNWRLQAITPFSFIDYFVDKISNHVSENSIYRSSRFILNTTKEIEFLDFRPSEIAAAAAVSVSISGETECIDDEKAMSKLIYVKQQERVKKCLNLMRSLTGENVSGNSLLQGEQPRLEARVVPHSPIGVLEATCLSYKSEERTVESCTNSSQSSPDNNNNNSNNNNNNNNKRRRKQ; encoded by the exons ATGGCCGAGAATCTCGCTTGTGGTGAGACCAGCGAGTCATGGATCATTGACAACGACGACGATGAAACCAACTCTGGCGGCGGATTTATGAATAATCATCAACTTTTCGGTAAAGACGACAACTTTGGCGGCAACGGATCAATTCCGATGATGGGTTCTTCTTCGACTTCGTTGAGACAAGACAGAATCAGAGAGATGCTGGAGAAAGAGATTGAGTTTTGCCCTGGAGCTGATTATGTTAAGAGATTGCGTTCTGGTGATTTGGATTTGTCTTTTAGAAACCAAGCTTTGGATTGGATTTTTAAG GCTTGTGCTCATTACCATTTTGGACATCTGTGCATTTGTCTATCCATGAACTACTTGGATCGGTTCTTAACATCCTATGAATTGCCA AAAGACAAGGCTTGGGCTGTTCAGTTACTAGCTGTCTCTTGCTTATCATTAGCAGCCAAAATGGAAGAAACAGATGTGCCTCAAATTGTTGATTTACAG GTGGGAGATCCCAAGTTTGTTTTTGAGgccaaaacaattaaaaggaTGGAGCTTTTGGTACTCAACACATTGAATTGGAGATTGCAAGCTATAactccattttcttttattgattATTTCGTCGACAAGATCAGCAATCACGTGTCAGAGAATTCGATCTATAGATCATCACGATTCATCTTGAACACCACCAAAG AAATTGAATTCTTAGACTTCAGGCCTTCTGAGATAGCAGCAGCAGCGGCAGTGTCTGTTTCCATTTCAGGAGAAACAGAATGCATTGATGACGAAAAGGCAATGTCTAAACTCATATACGTTAAACAG CAGGAGAGAGTGAAGAAATGTTTGAATCTGATGAGAAGTCTCACAGGAGAGAATGTGTCGGGAAATAGTTTATTGCAGGGGGAGCAGCCGCGATTAGAGGCAAGAGTGGTGCCGCATAGTCCAATTGGAGTGTTGGAAGCAACATGTTTGAGCTATAAGAGTGAAGAGAGAACAGTTGAGTCATGTACAAATTCCTCACAGAGTAGTCCagacaacaataataataatagcaacaacaacaacaacaacaacaacaagaggaggagaaaacaatga
- the LOC104702786 gene encoding cyclin-D2-1-like isoform X2 has translation MAENLACGETSESWIIDNDDDETNSGGGFMNNHQLFGKDDNFGGNGSIPMMGSSSTSLRQDRIREMLEKEIEFCPGADYVKRLRSGDLDLSFRNQALDWIFKACAHYHFGHLCICLSMNYLDRFLTSYELPKDKAWAVQLLAVSCLSLAAKMEETDVPQIVDLQVGDPKFVFEAKTIKRMELLVLNTLNWRLQAITPFSFIDYFVDKISNHVSENSIYRSSRFILNTTKEIEFLDFRPSEIAAAAAVSVSISGETECIDDEKAMSKLIYVKQERVKKCLNLMRSLTGENVSGNSLLQGEQPRLEARVVPHSPIGVLEATCLSYKSEERTVESCTNSSQSSPDNNNNNSNNNNNNNNKRRRKQ, from the exons ATGGCCGAGAATCTCGCTTGTGGTGAGACCAGCGAGTCATGGATCATTGACAACGACGACGATGAAACCAACTCTGGCGGCGGATTTATGAATAATCATCAACTTTTCGGTAAAGACGACAACTTTGGCGGCAACGGATCAATTCCGATGATGGGTTCTTCTTCGACTTCGTTGAGACAAGACAGAATCAGAGAGATGCTGGAGAAAGAGATTGAGTTTTGCCCTGGAGCTGATTATGTTAAGAGATTGCGTTCTGGTGATTTGGATTTGTCTTTTAGAAACCAAGCTTTGGATTGGATTTTTAAG GCTTGTGCTCATTACCATTTTGGACATCTGTGCATTTGTCTATCCATGAACTACTTGGATCGGTTCTTAACATCCTATGAATTGCCA AAAGACAAGGCTTGGGCTGTTCAGTTACTAGCTGTCTCTTGCTTATCATTAGCAGCCAAAATGGAAGAAACAGATGTGCCTCAAATTGTTGATTTACAG GTGGGAGATCCCAAGTTTGTTTTTGAGgccaaaacaattaaaaggaTGGAGCTTTTGGTACTCAACACATTGAATTGGAGATTGCAAGCTATAactccattttcttttattgattATTTCGTCGACAAGATCAGCAATCACGTGTCAGAGAATTCGATCTATAGATCATCACGATTCATCTTGAACACCACCAAAG AAATTGAATTCTTAGACTTCAGGCCTTCTGAGATAGCAGCAGCAGCGGCAGTGTCTGTTTCCATTTCAGGAGAAACAGAATGCATTGATGACGAAAAGGCAATGTCTAAACTCATATACGTTAAACAG GAGAGAGTGAAGAAATGTTTGAATCTGATGAGAAGTCTCACAGGAGAGAATGTGTCGGGAAATAGTTTATTGCAGGGGGAGCAGCCGCGATTAGAGGCAAGAGTGGTGCCGCATAGTCCAATTGGAGTGTTGGAAGCAACATGTTTGAGCTATAAGAGTGAAGAGAGAACAGTTGAGTCATGTACAAATTCCTCACAGAGTAGTCCagacaacaataataataatagcaacaacaacaacaacaacaacaacaagaggaggagaaaacaatga
- the LOC104702787 gene encoding mitochondrial uncoupling protein 5-like: MGLKGFAEGGIASIVAGCSTHPLDLIKVRMQLQGESGPVQTNLRPALAFQTSTTVTAAPPLRVGVIGVGSRLIREEGMRALFSGVSATVLRQTLYSTTRMGLYDILKGKWTDSETKTMPLSKKLGAGFIAGAIGAAVGNPADVAMVRMQADGRLPLDQRRNYKSVLDAITQMVRREGVTSLWRGSSLTINRAMLVTSSQLASYDSVKETILEKRWLEDGLGTHVLASFAAGFVASVASNPVDVIKTRVMNMKVEAGVAPPYKGAVDCALKTVKAEGIMALYKGFVPTVSRQAPFTVVLFVTLEQVRKLFKDFDF, from the coding sequence ATGGGTCTCAAGGGTTTCGCTGAAGGAGGAATCGCATCGATCGTAGCTGGTTGTTCAACTCACCCGCTTGATCTAATCAAGGTACGCATGCAACTCCAAGGCGAATCAGGACCGGTTCAAACCAATCTCCGACCAGCTCTCGCTTTTCAAACCTCCACCACCGTCACCGCGGCGCCTCCTCTACGCGTCGGTGTGATCGGAGTCGGATCTCGTTTAATCCGAGAAGAAGGCATGCGTGCTCTATTCTCCGGCGTCTCCGCCACAGTTCTTCGTCAGACTCTGTATTCAACCACTCGTATGGGTTTATACGATATCCTCAAGGGGAAATGGACCGACTCGGAGACAAAAACGATGCCTTTATCGAAAAAACTCGGCGCCGGATTCATCGCCGGAGCTATCGGAGCGGCGGTTGGGAATCCGGCGGATGTAGCTATGGTGAGGATGCAAGCCGACGGTCGTTTACCATTGGATCAGAGGAGAAACTACAAAAGCGTTTTAGACGCGATCACGCAAATGGTCCGCCGCGAAGGCGTGACGTCGCTGTGGAGAGGTTCGTCGTTGACTATAAACAGAGCAATGCTTGTGACTTCGTCGCAGTTGGCTTCGTATGATTCGGTTAAAGAGACGATTCTGGAGAAAAGGTGGTTGGAGGATGGGTTAGGGACTCACGTGCTAGCGAGTTTCGCTGCGGGGTTTGTGGCGAGCGTTGCTTCGAACCCGGTTGATGTGATCAAGACGAGAGTGATGAATATGAAGGTGGAAGCTGGAGTTGCGCCGCCGTATAAAGGAGCGGTTGATTGTGCGTTGAAGACGGTGAAGGCTGAAGGGATTATGGCTTTATATAAAGGGTTTGTGCCGACTGTTTCGAGACAAGCACCGTTCACGGTTGTTCTGTTTGTTACGCTTGAACAAGTTCGCAAGCTGTTTAAGGACTTTGACTTTTGA
- the LOC104702788 gene encoding extensin-like, with amino-acid sequence MAHWLSSLVIALTFTSFFTGLSASRHLLQSTPAMPPPATTTFPPFPPSSSLPQPTAFPPLPSSQIPPLTNPAQPINMPNFPQINIPNFPISIPNNFPFNLPTSIPTIPFFTPPPSK; translated from the coding sequence ATGGCTCACTGGCTATCATCCCTTGTCATTGCACTGACATTCACAAGCTTTTTCACTGGTCTCTCAGCTAGTCGCCATCTTCTTCAATCAACACCAGCGATGCCGCCACCGGCTACAACAACGTTCCCACCatttcctccttcttcttctcttcctcagcCCACGGCGTTTCCACCACTACCGAGCTCACAGATACCTCCTTTGACTAACCCGGCACAACCCATTAATATGCCAAACTTCCCACAAATAAATATCCCTAACTTCCCGATTTCTATCCCAAACAACTTCCCATTCAATCTTCCCACCAGCATTCCAACCATCCCATTCTTCACTCCACCACCTTCCAAATGA
- the LOC104702789 gene encoding uncharacterized protein LOC104702789: MSITIIHRYLVREFFAVPFLTPHGFGYHHFCRDSVLHVPQRLVPLLGLKKKRSQRVYFKPSNTRKPQFYNSDPVQAPTQEVAQSYNPDPVRAPTQEGDFFDGSVTMCAAPSPRHVPVPIFCGREMTKVSSKLTKT; this comes from the coding sequence ATGTCGATCACGATAATACACCGTTACCTCGTTCGTGAATTTTTCGCTGTTCCGTTTCTTACGCCACACGGATTTGGTTACCACCACTTCTGTCGTGACTCCGTTTTACATGTTCCTCAAAGACTTGTTCCTCTTTTGGGCTTGAAGAAGAAACGTTCACAAAGAGTTTACTTCAAACCTTCTAATACCAGAAAGCCGCAATTTTATAACTCTGATCCTGTTCAAGCACCAACTCAAGAAGTAGCGCAATCTTATAACCCTGATCCTGTTCGAGCACCGACTCAAGAAGGAGACTTTTTTGATGGTTCGGTCACGATGTGTGCTGCTCCTTCGCCAAGACACGTACCGGTTCCGATATTCTGTGGTAGAGAGATGACGAAAGTGTCTTCAAAGCTAACCAAGACTTGA
- the LOC104704971 gene encoding GPI ethanolamine phosphate transferase 2-like produces the protein MTTAMTCTRLTIFTVAGIFLQIIGLSIFVFGFFPVKPTLSGISGSESYRDPLCDSSSNSNESELHSDKLRLHYQELSGIAMVSGAIGGFLDVAFNFNTQAFLEDNLLGQFFRIGWKMVMLGDETWLKLFPGLFMRHDGVSSFFVKDTVQVDRNVSRHLPDELNSDDWNFLILHYLGLDHVGHTGGRNSPLMAGKLKEMDDIVRTMHLIAVMDRNHDQGQTLLVVVSDHGMTDNGNHGGSSYEETDSLMLFIGLGSNFSDYGATINNVAFQVDLAPTLALLFGVPIPKNNVGVVVPGTLSSLGDYEQLRALELNSWQLLRLMQAQIPSSLFEGFSCNCFVDGICEGLDISECSGDKEKQLICLFRNAALLHHIWKSKKLTKSSGAVEDFSGALDAYNAFLKTASEWLASKTTEKPVFLLGLGLSAMLLSCIVCATLFLSLFKEVYHEPKDRVCSLSYRLNLEEVFIFALLLILVISMGSSSMVEEEHYIWHFMLSTFHLLILFKTAKLFDFSKGRNIVGDYKAVSIFLLLISGRLLRGWHQGGVNWTYLPDISKWLEQVGSGYVKWIQLISNFLVIGLGLFTLSRTGSKRKSVCVLALGFLTCGFLVLLHTGRYQDEMFGVSTDFGATVLVKVIYLLLFISAIGAALVLPWSMLNKDKSVLAEAGDCLYLIGSAYIICWCLLHLLLQQPINSGPILLLLIQILAISCLSSNDFQVNEWVEIAALYYMGMAGHFSLGNSNTLATIDVAGAFIGISSHSTILSGILMFMITYASPMLFLLSLVMYVGAKLRNQSHSTISTHRETSLGQILKLKLGFPCLVPLCINSILLTAYTVVLLLMRNHLFVWSVFSPKYLYVCATTLCTYIGVCIVAVTVTYAFFVTTFRRSNRTTRHDNS, from the exons ATGACGACGGCGATGACTTGTACGAGACTGACGATTTTTACGGTGGCCGGAATATTCCTTCAGATCATTGGTCTCTCGATTTTTGTTTTCGGTTTCTTCCCCGTCAAGCCGACTCTCTCCGGCATcag TGGTTCAGAGAGCTATCGTGATCCTTTATGTGATTCTTCTTCGAATTCGAACGAATCCGAGCTTCATTCTGATAAACTAAGATTGCATTACcag GAGTTATCTGGCATC gCAATGGTTTCTGGGGCAATTGGTGGCTTCTTGGATGTGGCTTTCAATTTTAACACACAAGCCTTCTTAGAGGACAACCTTCTTG GTCAATTTTTTAGGATTGGTTGGAAAATGGTGATGCTTGGTGATGAGACGTGGCTCAAGTTATTCCCAGGGCTATTTATGAGACATGATGGTGTTAGCAGTTTCTTT GTCAAAGATACAGTACAGGTAGACAGAAATGTATCTCGACACCTACCGGATGAGCTAAACAGTGATGATTGGAATTTCTTG ATCCTTCATTACCTTGGATTGGATCATGTTGGACATACTGGAGGCCGTAACAG CCCTTTGATGGCTGGAAAACTTAAAGAAATGGATGACATAGTTAGAACAATGCATTTAATAGCGGTGATGGATCGTAACCATGATCAAGGACAGACTCTTTTG GTAGTAGTCAGTGATCATGGCATGACTGATAATGGAAATCATGGAGGATCGTCATATGAAGAAACTGACTCCTTAATGCTCTTCATTGGCTTGGGTAGCAATTTTTCTGATTATGGTGCAACTATCAATAATGTAGCTTTCCAG GTAGATTTGGCGCCAACTTTAGCTCTTCTATTTGGTGTGCCGATCCCAAAGAACAATGTTGGAGTGGTTGTCCCAGGAACACTCAGTTCTTTAGGAG ATTATGAGCAACTACGGGCACTAGAACTGAATTCATGGCAGTTACTCAGACTAATGCAAGCACAGATACCGAGTTCCTTATTTGAAGGTTTCTCCTGCAATTGCTTCGTCGATGGAATTTGTGAGGGTTTGGATATTAGCGAGTGCTCTGGGGATAAAGAGAAACAGCTTATTTGCCTGTTTAGGAACGCTGCACTTCTCCATCACATTTGGAAGTCCAAGAAATTGACAAA GTCTTCTGGTGCCGTGGAAGATTTCAGCGGAGCTTTAGATGCATATAACGCCTTCTTGAAAACTGCAAGTGAGTGGTTAGCAAGCAAAACCACTGAA AAACCAGTTTTCTTACTCGGTCTTGGATTGAGTGCCATGCTTCTTTCATGCATCGTCTGTGCCACTCTCTTTCTGTCCTTATTCAAAGAGGTTTACCATGAGCCCAAGGATCGAGTCTGCAGTTTGAGTTATCGGTTAAATTTGGAAGAGGTGTTCATTTTTGCTCTTCTTTTGATCCTTGTTATAAGCATGGGATCTAGTTCAATGGTGGAAGAAGAGCATTATATATGGCACTTCATGCTATCGACGTTCCATCTTCTGATACTCTTCAAGACAGCAAAGTTATTCGATTTTTCCAAGGGGAGGAACATAGTTGGAGACTATAAAGCTGTTTCTATCTTCTTGCTTCTTATATCTGGTAGACTACTAAGAGGTTGGCATCAAGGGGGCGTGAACTGGACATACCTTCCTGATATTTCTAAGTGGCTAGAGCAAGTTGGCAGTGGTTATGTGAAATGGATTCAACTAATCTCAAACTTCCTTGTTATTGGGCTAGGACTATTTACACTCTCTCGAACAGGATCAAAGAGAAAAAGTGTCTGCGTCCTAGCTCTGGGTTTCCTAACTTGTGGGTTCCTAGTCTTGCTACATACAGGGAGATATCAGGATGAAATGTTTGGAGTGTCAACTGATTTTGGAGCCACTGTCCTAGTAAAAGTGAtctatttgcttctttttataTCTGCGATTGGAGCTGCTTTAGTTTTGCCATGGTCCATGCTAAACAAAGACAAATCCGTTCTAGCTGAAGCAGGTGATTGCTTATATTTGATTGGCTCTGCATACATAATATGCTGGTGTCTTCTACATCTACTTCTCCAACAACCGATCAACTCGGGGCCCATACTTTTGCTTCTCATCCAGATTTTAGCAATTTCATGCCTTTCTTCTAATGATTTTCAAGTGAATGAATGGGTCGAG ATTGCAGCGCTCTATTACATGGGAATGGCAGGTCACTTTTCTCTTGGAAACAGCAATACTTTAGCAACGATCGATGTTGCTGGTGCTTTTATC GGAATTTCTAGTCATTCTACAATACTATCTGGGATCTTGATGTTCATGATCACGTATGCATCTCCCATGCTGTTCCTTTTATCTCTTGTCATGTACGTTGGTGCAAAACTAAGAAACCAATCACATTCAACAATATCAACTCATCGGGAAACAAGTCTTGGACAAATTTTGAAGCTAAAGCTCGGGTTCCCTTGTCTTGTTCCGCTCTGCATCAACTCAATACTCTTGACCGCATACACTGTGGTCTTGCTACTAATGAGGAATCACCTCTTTGTGTGGAGCGTCTTCTCTCCCAA GTACCTATATGTGTGTGCAACCACTCTGTGCACATACATCGGAGTTTGTATCGTAGCTGTTACTGTAACCTACGCTTTCTTTGTCACTACCTTCCGTAGAAGCAATAGAACTACTAGACACGACAACTCGTAG